In the Jatrophihabitans endophyticus genome, one interval contains:
- a CDS encoding response regulator has protein sequence MSATVVLVDDHAMFRAGVRAELGGRVSVLGEAGSVAEALAAIAQHRPDVVLLDVHMPDGGGLAVLEAVRDSAPATRFLALSVSDAAEDVIAVIRAGARGYVTKTISAGELADAVERVADGDVVFSPRLAGFVLDAFRDAPVAPSIDPEIDQLTPREREVLRLLARGYAYKEIAAELFISIKTVETHASNVLRKLQLSNRHQLTRWAADRRML, from the coding sequence ATGAGCGCCACGGTGGTGCTGGTCGACGACCACGCGATGTTCCGCGCCGGGGTGCGTGCCGAGCTGGGTGGACGCGTCTCGGTGCTGGGCGAGGCCGGTTCGGTGGCCGAGGCGCTGGCAGCCATCGCGCAGCATCGTCCCGACGTCGTGCTGCTCGACGTCCACATGCCCGACGGGGGTGGGCTCGCGGTGCTCGAGGCGGTGCGCGACTCCGCGCCCGCCACGCGATTCCTGGCGCTGTCGGTGTCCGACGCGGCCGAGGACGTGATCGCGGTGATCCGGGCGGGCGCCCGCGGGTACGTGACCAAGACGATCTCGGCCGGCGAGCTCGCCGACGCGGTCGAGCGGGTCGCCGACGGCGACGTCGTCTTCAGCCCCCGGCTCGCCGGATTCGTGCTGGACGCCTTCCGCGACGCGCCGGTCGCGCCGTCGATCGACCCGGAGATCGACCAGCTGACGCCGCGCGAGCGCGAGGTGCTCCGCCTGCTCGCGCGCGGTTACGCCTACAAGGAGATCGCGGCGGAGCTGTTCATCTCGATCAAGACCGTCGAGACCCACGCCTCGAACGTCCTGCGCAAGCTGCAGCTCAGCAACCGTCACCAGCTCACGCGCTGGGCTGCGGACCGCCGGATGCTCTAG
- a CDS encoding ATP-binding protein: MTTAAAPPARRLTRRPGGGRVLGVAAAIADHVGIPTWAIRLAFVALAPAGGLGVALYGVYYIVLPVAGRPDRPRVARWLEHVLAVVIGLVCVGIAGESLPQAGVVVPVMLACIGGALIWRQASETDRTRMISLSRHSLVAGSGDRVGRARLAAGAGLVVAGGVLVLARADVTAVRDGTIAVLVTVVGVALITGPWWVRLVGQLSTEREERIRTQERADIAARLHDSVLQTLALIQRNAESPREVLRLARGQERDLRGMLYDSPSTHGQFGERLRAVAAEVEDAYAVSVEVVVVGDVRLDDRLRAAADATREALVNAAKHSGVESMSLYAEIEDREAAVFVKDRGSGFEMADVAEDRQGVRGSIIGRVERHGGTVRLRSVQGTGTEVVIRMPVGNEEDS; the protein is encoded by the coding sequence GTGACCACCGCCGCCGCACCACCGGCCCGACGCCTGACGCGGCGGCCCGGCGGGGGCCGCGTGCTCGGCGTCGCCGCCGCGATCGCCGACCACGTCGGCATCCCGACGTGGGCGATCCGGCTGGCCTTCGTGGCCCTGGCCCCGGCCGGCGGGCTGGGGGTCGCGCTGTACGGCGTCTACTACATCGTCCTGCCCGTGGCGGGCCGGCCCGACCGGCCGCGCGTGGCCCGGTGGCTCGAGCACGTCCTCGCGGTCGTCATCGGCCTGGTGTGCGTGGGCATCGCCGGCGAGTCGCTGCCGCAGGCCGGCGTGGTGGTGCCGGTGATGCTGGCCTGCATCGGCGGCGCGCTGATCTGGCGGCAGGCCTCCGAGACCGACCGCACCCGGATGATCTCGCTGTCGCGCCACTCGCTGGTCGCGGGCTCGGGCGACCGGGTGGGTCGCGCCCGCCTCGCCGCCGGTGCCGGCCTCGTCGTGGCGGGTGGCGTCCTGGTGCTGGCCCGGGCCGACGTCACCGCGGTACGGGACGGCACCATCGCCGTCCTCGTCACCGTGGTGGGCGTCGCCCTGATCACCGGGCCGTGGTGGGTGCGGCTCGTCGGGCAGCTCTCGACCGAACGCGAGGAGCGCATCCGGACTCAGGAACGCGCCGACATCGCCGCGCGGCTGCACGACTCGGTGTTGCAGACCCTCGCCCTGATCCAGCGCAACGCCGAGTCCCCGCGCGAGGTGCTCCGGCTCGCGCGGGGCCAGGAGCGCGACCTGCGGGGGATGCTGTACGACTCGCCGTCGACGCACGGGCAGTTCGGCGAGCGGCTGCGCGCGGTCGCGGCCGAGGTCGAGGACGCCTACGCCGTCTCGGTCGAGGTCGTGGTGGTGGGCGACGTGCGCCTCGACGACCGGTTGCGGGCCGCGGCCGACGCGACGCGCGAGGCGCTCGTGAACGCCGCGAAGCACTCCGGCGTCGAGAGCATGTCGCTGTACGCCGAGATCGAGGACCGCGAGGCCGCGGTGTTCGTCAAGGACCGCGGCTCGGGCTTCGAGATGGCCGACGTCGCCGAGGACAGGCAGGGCGTGCGTGGTTCGATCATCGGCCGGGTGGAACGACACGGTGGGACGGTGCGGCTGCGATCCGTGCAGGGCACCGGTACCGAGGTCGTGATCCGGATGCCGGTCGGGAACGAGGAGGACTCATGA
- a CDS encoding PspC domain-containing protein, whose amino-acid sequence MTTTDVPETPTTPPSGRVLRRSRAGRVGAGVAGGLGEYFGVDPVLFRVLFATSAFFGGAGILAYLLAWAAIPEQGTARAPIDGMLAELRRRRVPPWAVAVAIGLLVWAVAFSWWAPGPFVPVVAVVVVIVVLFGRRDLQGRSAAAPVAPAGADPAAGATVDLTKHVTAGAAAPASPATPTTPTTPPATPMSPSTPTWVGDVRSWWDESREASRRRRRRALPVKIAALGGLAASLVVLGIVDAASGIALPVYFWTALGFVGAGLLVGAALRRAPWSIAALLPVTVAGLVAFAGSHASLHDGAGDRVWRPTDVPVREYRLAFGQGVLDLRSLPAQTTARTVRVTAAAGRIRVLLPRTANVEVVANVHLGRVSTPDDGRRDGYYDDDVEGVGLRQSVLPPAGATGARTTVDVHLADGQVDVIRD is encoded by the coding sequence ATGACCACGACTGACGTGCCCGAGACCCCGACGACACCGCCGTCGGGACGCGTGCTGCGCCGCAGCCGCGCCGGTCGCGTCGGGGCGGGCGTCGCCGGCGGGTTGGGCGAGTACTTCGGCGTCGACCCGGTGCTGTTCCGGGTGCTCTTCGCGACGTCCGCCTTCTTCGGCGGCGCGGGGATCCTCGCCTACCTGCTCGCCTGGGCGGCCATCCCCGAGCAGGGGACCGCACGGGCACCGATCGACGGCATGCTCGCCGAGCTGCGCCGCCGGCGGGTGCCGCCGTGGGCCGTCGCGGTCGCGATCGGCCTGCTCGTGTGGGCGGTGGCGTTCAGCTGGTGGGCGCCGGGGCCGTTCGTCCCGGTCGTCGCGGTCGTCGTCGTGATCGTCGTGCTCTTCGGCCGGCGGGACCTGCAGGGCCGGTCGGCTGCCGCCCCGGTCGCCCCGGCCGGTGCCGATCCCGCCGCCGGCGCGACGGTCGACCTGACCAAGCACGTCACCGCGGGAGCCGCGGCTCCCGCGAGCCCTGCCACGCCGACGACACCGACCACGCCGCCCGCCACGCCGATGAGCCCGTCGACACCGACCTGGGTGGGTGACGTCCGGTCGTGGTGGGACGAGTCCCGCGAGGCGTCACGCCGGCGACGGCGCCGGGCGCTGCCGGTGAAGATCGCCGCGCTCGGCGGCCTCGCCGCGTCCCTCGTCGTCCTCGGCATCGTCGACGCCGCGTCGGGCATCGCCCTGCCCGTCTACTTCTGGACGGCGCTGGGCTTCGTCGGCGCCGGGCTGCTGGTGGGGGCGGCGTTGCGTCGGGCACCGTGGTCGATCGCCGCGTTGCTGCCGGTCACCGTGGCCGGTCTCGTCGCCTTCGCCGGCAGCCACGCGAGCCTGCACGACGGTGCCGGCGACCGGGTCTGGCGTCCCACGGACGTCCCCGTCCGCGAGTACCGGCTCGCCTTCGGGCAGGGCGTGCTGGACCTGCGCTCGCTGCCCGCCCAGACCACGGCGCGCACGGTGCGCGTCACCGCCGCCGCGGGACGGATCCGGGTGCTCCTCCCCCGCACCGCGAACGTGGAGGTCGTGGCCAACGTCCACCTCGGTCGCGTCAGCACGCCCGACGACGGGCGGCGCGACGGCTACTACGACGACGACGTGGAGGGCGTCGGGCTGCGGCAGAGCGTGCTGCCGCCGGCCGGCGCGACCGGCGCGCGGACCACCGTCGACGTCCACCTCGCCGACGGGCAGGTCGACGTGATTCGGGACTGA
- a CDS encoding TIR domain-containing protein, which translates to MLEVKKSYEDIRFSSSIFSALFVQFQDLMRRWEDEGLEKAARGERRLSFREEAELDTHLSVTRDGEYWDYDSIDEYVAAYKAGFSQYIFGLYWRSSLPDFSLRAPRLVMQTSIGPASTIVNIEVAERVHGLRLLQTLDNDARLPGSQVPKKRAKSKIFLGHGGAPDWRELQADLRDKHDIDIIAFESGAREGHAVRDVISEMLQSADFALLVMTAEDEQSDHTFRARQNVIHEAGLFQGRLGYHRAILMVEEGVEHFSNVAGIVYMSFERGRILARTGDILAVLRREGLYP; encoded by the coding sequence ATGCTCGAAGTCAAGAAGTCCTACGAGGATATCCGATTTTCTAGTTCGATATTTTCGGCCCTATTCGTTCAGTTTCAAGACTTGATGCGAAGGTGGGAAGATGAAGGTCTTGAGAAGGCTGCCCGCGGTGAAAGACGTCTAAGTTTTCGCGAGGAGGCCGAGCTGGATACCCACCTCTCTGTGACCCGAGACGGTGAGTACTGGGACTACGACTCTATCGACGAGTACGTGGCGGCCTATAAGGCCGGCTTCAGTCAATACATATTCGGCCTATATTGGCGTTCATCACTTCCAGATTTTAGTCTCCGCGCTCCTCGATTGGTCATGCAGACGTCGATCGGACCTGCATCTACAATCGTCAATATTGAAGTCGCCGAACGGGTTCACGGTCTGAGACTACTGCAAACGCTCGATAACGATGCGCGTCTTCCGGGAAGCCAGGTTCCGAAGAAGCGCGCGAAGTCAAAGATCTTCCTCGGCCACGGCGGGGCACCCGACTGGCGCGAGTTGCAAGCCGATCTTCGCGACAAACACGATATCGACATAATCGCTTTTGAGTCGGGTGCGCGTGAAGGGCACGCGGTTCGCGATGTAATCTCCGAAATGCTTCAATCAGCTGATTTCGCATTGCTCGTAATGACGGCAGAAGACGAACAATCCGACCATACATTCCGGGCTCGGCAGAACGTCATTCACGAAGCGGGCCTTTTTCAGGGACGCCTCGGGTACCACCGGGCAATTCTAATGGTAGAAGAAGGTGTAGAGCATTTCTCAAACGTAGCGGGAATCGTCTATATGTCATTTGAGCGGGGGCGGATATTGGCAAGAACGGGCGACATTCTCGCCGTATTGCGACGCGAGGGCCTCTATCCGTAA
- the guaA gene encoding glutamine-hydrolyzing GMP synthase has translation MDQDLVLVVDYGAQYAQLIARRVREAHVYSEIVPSSMPVAQMLARRPKAIILSGGPSSVYVEHAPRTDPALFDAGVPVFGICYGFQSMALALGGEVAHTGGSEFGRTALSATGSGVLLHGLPQAQQVWMSHGDAVTRPPAGFVVTAATAGAPVAAFEDVARGLAGVQFHPEVLHTEHGQTVLRRFLHDVAGLRPSWTEANIIDDQVDAIRAQIGGKQVVCGLSGGVDSAVAAALVQRAVGDQLTCVFVDHGLLREGEAEQVERDFVAATGVKLKVVDATDQFLAALAGVSDPEQKRKIIGREFIRCFEAAAREIVAEGEAVEFLVQGTLYPDVVESGGGTGTANIKSHHNVGGLPDDLQFALVEPLRTLFKDEVRRVGEQLGLPADMVWRQPFPGPGLGIRIVGAVTADRLDILRRADAIARAELSAAGLDRDIWQCPVVLLADVRSVGVQGDGRTYGHPVVLRPVSSEDAMTADWTRVPYEVLETISTRITNEVREVNRVVLDVTSKPPGTIEWE, from the coding sequence GTGGACCAAGACCTCGTCCTCGTCGTCGACTACGGCGCGCAGTACGCCCAGCTGATCGCCCGCCGCGTCCGCGAGGCGCACGTGTACTCCGAGATCGTGCCGAGCTCGATGCCGGTGGCGCAGATGCTGGCCCGTCGGCCGAAGGCGATCATCCTGTCCGGTGGCCCGTCGTCGGTCTACGTCGAGCACGCGCCGCGCACCGATCCCGCGCTCTTCGACGCCGGGGTGCCGGTGTTCGGCATCTGCTACGGCTTCCAGTCGATGGCGCTGGCGCTGGGCGGCGAGGTCGCGCACACCGGTGGCTCGGAGTTCGGCCGCACCGCCCTCTCGGCCACCGGCTCGGGCGTGCTGCTGCACGGGTTGCCGCAGGCGCAGCAGGTGTGGATGAGCCACGGCGACGCCGTGACCCGGCCGCCGGCCGGCTTCGTCGTCACCGCGGCGACCGCCGGGGCGCCCGTCGCCGCCTTCGAGGACGTCGCACGGGGGCTGGCGGGCGTCCAGTTCCATCCCGAGGTCCTGCACACCGAGCACGGCCAGACCGTGCTGCGACGCTTCCTGCACGACGTCGCGGGGCTGCGGCCGTCGTGGACCGAGGCCAACATCATCGACGACCAGGTCGACGCGATCCGCGCGCAGATCGGCGGCAAGCAGGTCGTCTGCGGGCTGTCCGGCGGGGTCGATTCGGCCGTCGCGGCGGCGCTCGTGCAGCGTGCGGTCGGCGACCAGCTCACCTGCGTCTTCGTCGACCACGGGCTGCTGCGCGAGGGTGAGGCCGAGCAGGTCGAGCGTGACTTCGTCGCCGCGACCGGTGTGAAGCTCAAGGTCGTCGACGCCACCGACCAGTTCCTCGCCGCGCTCGCCGGGGTCAGCGACCCCGAGCAGAAGCGCAAGATCATCGGTCGCGAGTTCATCCGCTGCTTCGAGGCGGCGGCCCGCGAGATCGTGGCCGAGGGCGAGGCCGTCGAGTTCCTGGTCCAGGGCACCCTCTACCCCGACGTCGTCGAGTCCGGTGGCGGCACGGGCACCGCCAACATCAAGAGCCACCACAACGTGGGCGGCCTGCCCGACGACCTGCAGTTCGCGCTCGTCGAACCGCTGCGCACGCTGTTCAAGGACGAGGTGCGCCGCGTGGGCGAGCAGCTCGGCCTGCCCGCGGACATGGTGTGGCGCCAGCCCTTCCCCGGCCCCGGGCTCGGCATCCGGATCGTCGGCGCGGTGACCGCCGACCGGCTCGACATCCTGCGCCGCGCGGACGCGATCGCCCGGGCCGAGCTGTCGGCCGCCGGCCTCGACCGCGACATCTGGCAGTGCCCCGTCGTGCTGCTCGCCGACGTGCGGTCGGTGGGCGTGCAGGGCGACGGTCGCACCTACGGCCACCCGGTCGTGCTGCGGCCGGTGTCCAGCGAGGACGCCATGACCGCCGACTGGACCCGCGTCCCCTACGAGGTGCTCGAGACAATCTCGACCCGCATCACCAACGAGGTGCGCGAGGTCAACCGGGTCGTCCTGGACGTCACGTCCAAGCCGCCGGGCACCATCGAGTGGGAGTGA
- a CDS encoding oxidoreductase, protein MSWTADALPDLAGRVAVVTGANSGIGLQTATSLAGHGATVVLAGRNPSAVRDAAARVGDAVRGTVRPAELDLASTASVRSFAESWRGPLDLLVNNAGVMAPPRPTTTTDGFELQFGTNHLGHFVLTGLLLPALAAAEGGRVVTVSSVAHHSGDESVLDANAGTAYNAQRTYGNSKLANLLFAMQLHRELTARGSSVTSTAAHPGVAATRLFSSRQGMGAKVAVRLLAPPLLKLTTQSPATGARAVLYASCVAEPGSYTGPQRLGETRGPLGPARLSAYADDERLARRLWHVSEELTGYSYDWRPRPTA, encoded by the coding sequence GTGTCGTGGACGGCTGACGCGCTGCCGGACCTCGCCGGTCGCGTCGCCGTGGTCACCGGTGCCAACTCGGGCATCGGGCTGCAGACCGCGACGTCCCTCGCCGGCCACGGTGCGACGGTCGTGCTCGCCGGGCGCAACCCGAGCGCCGTCCGGGACGCCGCCGCCCGGGTCGGCGACGCGGTGCGCGGGACGGTCCGGCCGGCGGAGCTCGACCTCGCGTCGACGGCGTCGGTCCGGTCCTTCGCCGAGAGCTGGCGCGGGCCGCTGGACCTGCTCGTGAACAACGCCGGCGTGATGGCGCCGCCCCGCCCGACGACCACCACCGACGGCTTCGAGCTGCAGTTCGGCACGAACCACCTGGGGCACTTCGTGCTCACCGGTCTGCTGCTGCCCGCCTTGGCCGCGGCCGAGGGGGGCCGGGTGGTGACGGTGTCGTCGGTCGCGCACCACTCCGGCGACGAGAGCGTGCTCGACGCCAACGCCGGCACCGCCTACAACGCGCAGCGCACCTACGGGAACTCGAAACTGGCCAACCTGCTCTTCGCGATGCAGCTGCACCGCGAGCTCACCGCCCGCGGCTCGTCGGTGACCTCGACCGCAGCCCATCCGGGCGTGGCGGCCACGCGGCTGTTCAGCAGCCGGCAGGGCATGGGGGCGAAGGTGGCGGTGCGGCTGCTCGCGCCGCCGCTGCTCAAGCTCACCACGCAGTCGCCGGCGACCGGTGCCCGCGCCGTCCTCTACGCGTCCTGCGTGGCCGAGCCGGGTTCCTACACCGGCCCGCAGCGCCTGGGCGAGACCCGCGGGCCGCTCGGGCCGGCGCGGCTCTCGGCGTACGCGGACGACGAGCGCCTGGCGCGCCGCCTCTGGCACGTCAGCGAGGAGCTCACCGGGTACAGCTACGACTGGCGGCCGAGGCCCACCGCCTAG
- a CDS encoding magnesium transporter CorA family protein: protein MAPPPPIRTRVWRNATLEREDFPFEQVSDYLAEPDTLVWADLVSPDSATVGSLAEELGLDPHAVEDALAESERPKATRYQSHLFLTAYSLRRDADGDLTVGRISIFFTRHALVTVRLDDAIDMTAVTRRWDENADLLKFGTRALLHGVLDQMVDDYFDALQVLDDEIESIEDVLFDEDAAAAKDVSRTVYELRRSLVQARRAILPMREVVGTVVRRTLADDGTAELQPYYEDLSDHVLRAVDWTDTLRDEITSVFDTNMQLSDNRMNQIMKKLTGWAAIIAVPTAVTGWYGQNVPYPGFDQPWGFWVSVIVIVVMAAVLYVSFKKRDWL from the coding sequence ATGGCACCTCCTCCACCGATCCGCACCCGGGTCTGGCGCAACGCCACGCTCGAGCGCGAGGACTTCCCCTTCGAGCAGGTCTCGGACTACCTCGCCGAGCCCGACACCCTCGTGTGGGCCGATCTCGTCTCGCCCGACTCCGCCACCGTGGGGAGCCTCGCCGAGGAGCTCGGGCTGGACCCGCACGCCGTCGAGGACGCGCTGGCCGAGAGCGAGCGCCCCAAGGCGACGCGCTACCAGAGCCACCTGTTCCTCACCGCGTACTCGCTGCGGCGCGACGCCGACGGCGACCTCACCGTCGGCCGCATCTCGATCTTCTTCACGCGGCACGCGCTCGTGACCGTCCGCCTGGACGACGCGATCGACATGACGGCGGTGACGCGACGGTGGGACGAGAACGCCGATCTGCTCAAGTTCGGCACCCGCGCCCTGCTGCACGGCGTGCTCGACCAGATGGTCGACGACTACTTCGACGCACTGCAGGTGCTCGACGACGAGATCGAGTCGATCGAGGACGTCCTGTTCGACGAGGACGCCGCCGCGGCGAAGGACGTCTCGCGCACGGTGTACGAGCTGCGCCGCTCGCTGGTGCAGGCGCGGCGGGCGATCCTGCCGATGCGCGAGGTCGTCGGCACCGTGGTGCGGCGGACACTCGCCGACGACGGCACCGCCGAGCTGCAGCCCTACTACGAGGACCTCTCCGACCACGTCCTGCGCGCAGTCGACTGGACCGACACGCTGCGCGACGAGATCACGTCCGTCTTCGACACCAACATGCAGCTGTCGGACAACCGCATGAACCAGATCATGAAGAAGCTGACCGGCTGGGCCGCCATCATCGCCGTCCCCACGGCGGTGACGGGCTGGTACGGGCAGAACGTCCCCTACCCGGGTTTCGACCAGCCCTGGGGCTTCTGGGTGAGCGTCATCGTCATCGTGGTGATGGCGGCCGTGCTCTACGTGTCGTTCAAGAAGCGCGACTGGTTGTAG
- a CDS encoding sensor histidine kinase — translation MSPARPGPLVLLLAVVAVAAAVAAVGTPGWWPTVVAVAAAVAVTVVAAWRLGAASTRPAAVTTRPEAAPARTDLIAAVSHDLRTPLATIGAYVELLEAGDAGELSGEQRQMLDVVEENVQRAYAIADDLIELRGADSHAREAVLVEDVLARAVRSIGPSARRRGLTLAVDARLDGARVTGNAVQLDRVLTNLLSNAVKFTPEGGSVTVHGRAEGGSVVVEVTDTGAGIPAREQHRIFERYYRADAARAGRVPGSGLGLAIVRELVAQHGGAVDVRSRPGQGATFTLTLPALAVAA, via the coding sequence GTGAGCCCGGCACGGCCCGGGCCGCTCGTGCTGCTGCTCGCGGTCGTGGCCGTCGCCGCCGCCGTGGCCGCCGTGGGCACCCCGGGCTGGTGGCCGACCGTCGTCGCCGTGGCCGCGGCCGTCGCGGTCACCGTCGTCGCGGCGTGGCGCCTCGGCGCCGCCAGCACGCGGCCCGCGGCGGTGACCACGCGTCCCGAGGCCGCGCCGGCGCGCACCGACCTGATCGCCGCGGTGTCGCACGACCTGCGCACCCCGCTCGCGACGATCGGCGCCTACGTGGAACTGCTCGAGGCCGGCGACGCCGGCGAGCTCAGCGGCGAGCAGCGCCAGATGCTCGACGTCGTGGAGGAGAACGTCCAGCGCGCCTACGCGATCGCCGACGACCTGATCGAGCTGCGCGGTGCCGACAGCCACGCCCGCGAGGCCGTCCTGGTCGAGGACGTCCTCGCCCGAGCCGTCCGCTCCATCGGGCCGAGCGCCCGGCGTCGCGGTCTGACGCTCGCCGTCGACGCGCGGCTCGACGGCGCGCGGGTCACCGGCAACGCCGTCCAGCTCGACCGGGTGCTCACGAACCTGCTCTCGAACGCGGTCAAGTTCACCCCCGAGGGCGGGTCGGTCACGGTGCACGGCCGTGCCGAGGGCGGCAGCGTCGTCGTCGAGGTCACCGACACCGGCGCGGGCATCCCGGCCCGCGAGCAGCACCGCATCTTCGAGCGCTACTACCGGGCCGACGCCGCCCGCGCCGGTCGTGTCCCGGGCAGTGGCCTGGGCCTCGCCATCGTCCGCGAGCTCGTCGCCCAGCACGGCGGAGCCGTCGACGTCCGCTCGCGGCCGGGGCAGGGCGCGACGTTCACGCTCACCCTGCCCGCCCTCGCCGTCGCCGCCTGA
- the fgd gene encoding glucose-6-phosphate dehydrogenase (coenzyme-F420) → MSRELKLGYKASNEQFPPQELLRYGVLAEQNGFDSVFVSDHLQPWRHDGGHAPFAMTWLGALGASTERITIGTSVLTPTFRYHPAIVAQAFATLGCLYPGRVVLGMGSGESMNEVPLGVEWPDGKERFARFREAVKLIRELWNGERVTFEGDFYSTDKATIYDRPEQDVPIWLASSGPAATRFAGRQGDGWITTSGKDPELYTDTLMPAIAEGAEKAGRDVGDIDMMIEVKVSFDHDRDKAMDATRFWGALGLTAEQKSGVEDPVEMQRLADDLSVEQTAKRFIVSTDPDEHVEKIKTYLDLGFNHLVFHAPGPDQATFLELYGKEILPRLRAL, encoded by the coding sequence GTGAGCAGGGAACTCAAGCTGGGGTACAAGGCGTCGAACGAGCAGTTCCCGCCGCAGGAGCTGCTGCGCTACGGCGTGCTGGCCGAGCAGAACGGGTTCGACTCGGTCTTCGTGTCCGACCACCTGCAGCCGTGGCGTCACGACGGCGGGCACGCGCCGTTCGCGATGACGTGGCTGGGCGCGCTCGGCGCGAGCACCGAGCGGATCACGATCGGGACGTCCGTGCTCACCCCGACGTTCCGCTACCACCCGGCGATCGTCGCGCAGGCGTTCGCCACGCTGGGCTGCCTCTACCCGGGCCGGGTCGTGCTCGGCATGGGATCGGGCGAGTCGATGAACGAGGTGCCGCTCGGGGTCGAGTGGCCCGACGGCAAGGAGCGCTTCGCCCGCTTCCGCGAGGCCGTGAAGCTCATCCGCGAGCTCTGGAACGGCGAGCGCGTGACGTTCGAGGGTGACTTCTACTCCACGGACAAGGCGACGATCTACGACCGGCCCGAGCAGGACGTCCCGATCTGGCTGGCGTCCTCGGGCCCGGCGGCCACCCGCTTCGCCGGACGGCAGGGCGACGGCTGGATCACCACCTCGGGCAAGGACCCGGAGCTCTACACCGACACCCTCATGCCGGCGATCGCCGAGGGCGCGGAGAAGGCCGGTCGCGACGTCGGCGACATCGACATGATGATCGAGGTCAAGGTGTCCTTCGACCACGACCGCGACAAGGCCATGGACGCGACCCGGTTCTGGGGTGCGCTGGGGCTCACGGCCGAGCAGAAGTCCGGTGTCGAGGACCCGGTCGAGATGCAGCGCCTCGCCGACGACCTGTCCGTCGAGCAGACCGCGAAGCGCTTCATCGTCTCGACCGACCCCGACGAGCACGTCGAGAAGATCAAGACCTACCTCGACCTGGGCTTCAACCACCTGGTCTTCCACGCGCCCGGCCCGGACCAAGCGACGTTCCTCGAGCTCTACGGCAAGGAGATCCTGCCCCGGCTCCGCGCGCTGTAG
- a CDS encoding GuaB3 family IMP dehydrogenase-related protein — translation MPETVEIGLGRSARRGFHLGEIALVPTRRTRGSAMVSTAWQMDAHSFDLPFVAAPSDAVVSPGTAAEIERLGGLAVLDGEGLWTRYEDAAVELDRLDSETTDLQRVYAAPVVPELLRARIKELRAGGGRVAVRLSPQHTAELAPHALAEGVDLLVIQGTVISAEHVLAEDVPGLNLKTFIADLDVPVLVGGVSNYQTALHLMRTGAAGVIIGYGAHLGSTTHSVLGIDVPMATALIDAAAARRDYLDETGGRYVHLVAYGDLATGGDIAKALACGADAVMLGEPLAVASDAPGRGRYWDATAAHPRVPRSRVTELAFDGDDERRPTLEELLLGPTADPSGERNLFGAVRRVMGKCGYSTLKEFQKAELIVTGER, via the coding sequence ATGCCCGAGACAGTCGAGATAGGCCTGGGTCGCAGCGCCCGGCGCGGCTTCCACCTGGGCGAGATCGCCCTCGTGCCGACGCGGCGCACCCGCGGGTCGGCGATGGTGTCGACCGCCTGGCAGATGGACGCCCACTCCTTCGACCTGCCGTTCGTCGCCGCCCCGTCCGACGCCGTCGTCTCACCCGGGACGGCCGCCGAGATCGAGCGGCTGGGCGGGCTGGCGGTCCTCGACGGCGAGGGGCTGTGGACGCGGTACGAGGACGCCGCGGTCGAGCTCGACCGGCTCGACAGCGAGACCACGGACCTGCAGCGGGTCTACGCCGCGCCGGTCGTCCCGGAGCTGCTGCGCGCGCGCATCAAGGAGCTGCGCGCCGGGGGCGGGCGGGTCGCGGTGCGGCTCTCGCCGCAGCACACCGCCGAGCTCGCCCCGCACGCGCTCGCCGAGGGCGTCGACCTGCTGGTCATCCAGGGGACCGTCATCTCCGCCGAGCACGTGCTCGCCGAGGACGTCCCCGGGTTGAACCTCAAGACGTTCATCGCCGACCTCGACGTGCCCGTCCTCGTCGGCGGGGTGTCGAACTACCAGACCGCGTTGCACCTGATGCGCACCGGCGCGGCCGGCGTGATCATCGGCTACGGCGCGCACCTCGGCTCGACGACGCACTCCGTGCTCGGCATCGACGTCCCCATGGCCACGGCGCTGATCGACGCCGCGGCCGCGCGACGCGACTACCTGGACGAGACCGGCGGTCGCTACGTCCACCTGGTCGCCTACGGCGATCTCGCGACCGGCGGCGACATCGCCAAGGCGCTGGCGTGCGGCGCCGACGCGGTCATGCTCGGCGAACCGCTCGCGGTGGCGTCCGACGCCCCCGGCCGGGGGCGCTACTGGGACGCCACGGCGGCCCACCCGCGCGTGCCCCGCTCCCGCGTCACCGAGCTCGCGTTCGACGGCGACGACGAGCGCCGCCCGACGCTCGAGGAGCTGCTGCTCGGCCCCACCGCCGACCCGTCCGGCGAACGGAACCTCTTCGGCGCGGTGCGCAGGGTCATGGGCAAGTGCGGGTACTCCACCCTCAAGGAATTCCAGAAGGCCGAGCTGATCGTCACAGGGGAGCGCTGA